From the genome of Dehalococcoidia bacterium, one region includes:
- a CDS encoding MaoC/PaaZ C-terminal domain-containing protein, with protein sequence MWYQEDYILDNVIVSVEPYVVTEEEIIEVGRRWDPRPFHIDPAAAAQLPFGGVIACSAHLFCILSWLSHHMEDDTAAVAGLGSNNIRMHAPVCPNDKITLKAKCIESRPSKTQPGIGIVTVQNNLYNQRDERVFTAEVSFLLQRRPEQGKNP encoded by the coding sequence ATGTGGTACCAGGAAGATTATATTCTCGACAATGTCATCGTTTCCGTGGAGCCGTACGTGGTCACAGAGGAGGAGATAATAGAGGTGGGCCGACGCTGGGACCCCCGCCCCTTCCACATCGACCCCGCGGCCGCGGCGCAGCTGCCCTTCGGCGGCGTCATCGCCTGCTCGGCGCACCTCTTCTGCATACTGTCCTGGCTGTCCCACCACATGGAGGACGACACGGCCGCCGTGGCCGGGCTCGGCAGCAACAATATCAGGATGCACGCGCCCGTATGTCCCAACGATAAGATAACCCTGAAGGCCAAATGTATCGAGTCACGGCCCTCAAAGACGCAGCCGGGCATAGGCATTGTGACGGTCCAGAACAACCTGTACAACCAGCGGGACGAGAGGGTCTTCACCGCGGAGGTTTCCTTCCTGCTGCAGCGCCGGCCGGAACAGGGAAAAAACCCTTAA
- a CDS encoding acyl dehydratase produces MYYMKDYWPGKIHASHEPYRVTEEEIIEVGRRWAPRPFHTDPATAANSGGVAACPAHLVCMVSWLAHHVDEDVAALSGLGWKNIKMYAPVRPGDEISLKCHCLEARPSGSRPDCGVVTCRNDLFNQKGKLVFSAEVSLLVMRRPE; encoded by the coding sequence ATGTACTACATGAAGGACTACTGGCCCGGCAAGATACACGCCTCCCATGAGCCCTACCGCGTCACGGAGGAGGAGATAATCGAGGTAGGCCGCCGCTGGGCCCCCCGCCCCTTCCACACCGACCCCGCTACCGCGGCGAACTCCGGCGGCGTTGCGGCCTGCCCGGCCCATCTTGTCTGCATGGTCTCATGGCTGGCGCACCACGTGGATGAAGACGTGGCCGCCCTGAGCGGGCTGGGATGGAAAAATATAAAGATGTACGCGCCCGTGCGCCCCGGCGACGAGATCTCGCTTAAGTGTCATTGCCTGGAGGCCCGGCCGTCAGGTTCGCGGCCGGATTGCGGTGTGGTGACGTGCAGGAACGACCTGTTCAATCAGAAGGGGAAGCTGGTCTTCAGCGCGGAGGTTTCACTGCTGGTGATGCGACGTCCGGAATAG